GAAAAACAAAGCAAATGAAATTAAAATTAAAATTTGTATTCCAAAAGGATTTTTTGGCGGAAATTGTTCAGATTGCATTCATTGGGAAGAATATAATAGAAATTCTGATGGTAGAGCATATTGCAGTTATTACGATAATTGGTACTATCCATCAGAAAGACGAGGTTGCTTTGCTTATGAAAGAAACTGGTAATAAAGTCTCTCCTTAATTAATTTTATATAGAGTTATTTGTATCCCATGAGCATAAGTTACTAAATGTAGCTTATGCTCAAAAATTTTTTAAAAACTGTGCCGAATTTTGGAAAAAGCAGGAGATATAATATATAGAATAGATATTAAAGAGGGCGATGAAAAAATAAACAAATATTAAACTTAAAGGTAAAATAAAATTTTATGATTAAGATTGGAGTTAGTATTATGAAAAACAAAGCAAATGAAATTAAAACTAAAATTTGTATTCCAAAAGGATTTTTTGGCGGAAATTGTTCAGATTGTATTCATTGGGAAGAATATAATAGAGCTTCAGATGGTAGGGCACATTGCAGTTATTACGATAATTGGTACTATCCATCAGAAAGACGAGGCTGCTTTGCTTATGAAAGAAACTGGTAATAAAATTGCCTCCTTAATTAATTTTATATAGAGTTATTTGTATCCCATGAGCATAAGTTACTAAATGTAGCTTATGCTCAAAAATCTTTTAGTGATTAGAAAGGACGTATTTTTTATGGAAAAAACAATCATTACTTTTGTATTATTAGCTATGGTAACTTTAGTTCCTGCGGTAGGCTTTGCTAGTGAAAATTCAAGTAAAGAAATAAAACATCTCAATGGTGTATCATGGGGAGAGTCATACCATGAGTTTTCTGAAAAGTATTCGATAAGACCGATATTGGAAGCTTGCGAAATAAACTTAGATAAAAAGATAAACTTATATGGTCAAGAAATGGATACAAAAGCTATTGCATATTTTAATAACGATAGATTATTTATGATGCAATATTGTTTTCCAGAAAAATTGACTGATGAAGAATTTGACAAAGTAACTAAGGTTATTACTAAAGAACTTGGTGAAGTAGTAGCAGAAGATAAAAATAAGGAAATAGGTAAAATGATAGCATGGAGAAATGATGATGAGTTAGTTGCATTAAATAAAGAAGGCATTTATTATTTAGGTTTAAGTTTATTTGATACAGATAACATTTTTTCTTTGGAAAGAATGAATGTATTAAGCGTTAAGAGATAATAAGATTGTATGAAATCATGTACTTTAGAAATATTTAATAATTTTTAGAGTACATGATTTTTTATACATAAAGATAAGATTTAAAATTTTTTATAAAATTTATATAAACTATGCCGAATTTTAGAAAAAATAGAGTATAAGTATAATAGAAAAATATAAGATTGGAGAATTTGATTATGAGAATAAAAGAAAATATCTTTAAAGAAATTGTAGAAAGTCCTGCACCACCTCCAGAAGTTGGCGGTATAATCGGTGGCAAAGAAGATATTATTACCTGTTACTTTGCAGATAAAGGTAGTAAGGAAAATTGCTATGATTCATATTATCCAAGTACAGATTTATTAAATAAACAGATAGATAAATGGCAAGATGATGGAATTGATTTTTATGGAATTTATCATACACATTTTGCTGGTGATGATGGTTTATCTAGTAGTGACCGTAGATATATTGTCAATATAATGCAAGCAATGCCATCACAAATACAGTATTTATATTTTCCTATAGTATTTAAAAATAATATGCTTATATATAAAGCTATACGTGAAAATAATATAGTGAAGATAGTTCAAGAAGATATTGAAATAATTTAAAAAAATTTACCAGCCGAAAAAGTAAAAAGCCTATAATATCAAGCATTAAAAAAATAGGCAGAAAACTGAAATCGGCTGGTAAGATTTCTATGAAAGATTGAAAAATAAGGATATATAAGATATAATGAAGAAAAAGAATATTGATTTTACTGCGGTTAAGCATTAACATTGTACGGTCTCTCCTTGCTGAAAATATAAATGAATTATTTGACCGTATGTTAAGCATTAACATTGTACGGTCTCTCCTTTATCCTTTAAATCCATTCTTAGCAGATTGAAGTAGTTAAGCATTAACATTGTACGGTCTCTCTTTCATCTCTATTCGTACACTGTAATATTGTACAATGTGATTTAGATTGTAATGTTGTGCTAAATGTATTTATGATGAATTATTGATTAATATTAACAAGTGATGCTTAGCAGTAAAATGAAAGAAAGACATAACTTAGATTAAAAGTTATGTCTTTTTTTTATAAAATTTTTTAAAAACCATGCCGAATTTTGGAAAAAGCAGAGGATATATAAAATAGAGATTAAAGATGATAATAAAAAATAAATAGGAGATAGAAAAAATATATAACATAGATAAAAAATTAAAAAACTATGCCAGATTTTAGAAAAAATGAAAGATATATATATTAAAGAATTGATGAGGTGGTAATTATGAAAACTTGGATGAAAAATTTTATTTTATCAATATTGGCTATAATAGCAGTAATTATTTTTCATGAACAAATATGGCATGGTATATTATATGTTTTAAGTTTTTTTCTAGGTTTAATAATAGATTTTGTTAGTATTTTAGTTGTAATTGGTGTCGGTATGTATATTATCTTAGATTTACTTACTTAGATAAAATTAAAATTTTTTATAAAAATTTTAGAAACTAATGCCGAATTTTAGAAAAATAAGAGGATATATATAATGAAAGAAGGTGGTATAAAGAAAAATTTTTAATGGATAATGTTAATTTATTTGAGTTTTTTAATAAAATAAAAGGAGTTTTGTTATCATGAAAAAATATTTTGCACATTTTATCAGCTTGGCAGTATTTGTTATGATTTTAGGTACAAGTCTTGTAAGTGAAGCGGCAATGAAAACTGTAGCAGTAGGTAATTTCATTGACGGTACACAAAGTAGATATGGCAAGATGATTTGCGAACAATTACAATCAAGTATTCAAAATGGATTAGTACAAAATAAAAATTATACAGTAGTAGAACGCAGTAATCTTGACCAGATTTTCAGAGAGCTAGGCTTGCAAAATTCAGGTGTAGTGAATAGTTCATCAGCTATAGAAATCGGTAATTTATCTGGAGCCGATTATACCTTGATGGGCAAGGTTGTTGAAGCAGAAATAAATCCATACAATAACTTAGCTTATGAAGGATTAAAAGCAAAAGTAGCTGTTTCGGTACAGATAGTGGACAATGAAACTGGTCAAGTTTTAAGTTCTGATATGGTATCTGATACTGATAGCAGTGCTACTAAAAATAATTTGAAAAAATTCATCAAAAGTGATTTAGTGCCAGGTCATATGAGTGTAAATAGCGATAGCCTTATCTACAACGCAGCAGAAAAAGTAGCTAATAAAGTCTTAGAAAGAATGAATAAAATAAATCCTTTAGTAGGCATGGTAGTAGCGGTTAAACCAAATGAAGACACTGTAACTTTTGATTTAGGATACGAAGATGGAGTAAAAGAAGGTGACATCTATACGATTTATGCTGAAGCAGAACCAATAGTTCATCCAGTAACAGGAGAAATCCTTGGCGTTGATGAAAAATATGTAGGTACTGTTAAAGTTGAAGAAGTAAGAAATAATCTTTCAATAGCTAAAATAAAAGATTGTGAGGTAACTCCTATGGTTAAAGACAAAGTGAAACGTAAATAAATAAGCCCCTCTTATTTTTCGGTATAGGTTTTTATAATCTATACCGAAAATTTTTTAAAATTTAGTTGAAACAATGTCGAATTTTAATTTTTTTAGTTGATATATATAATAGAAATTAGAAAGGAGAATTGAAAAAATAAATATAATTGGTATTATCAACATGAAACAAAATTCTTTTAGTTTTTTAGATTTATATTAGAAAGGATAGGATTTTTATGAAAAAAATAATTATTACATTTGTATTATTAGCTATGGTTGCTTTAGTTCCTGCAGTGAGCTTTGCTAGTGAAAATTCAAATAATAGTGGTATAAAACAACTAAAAGATATAGCATGGGGAGAAAGTTATCATGATTTTTCTACAAAATATTCAATAAAGCCATTATTAGAAACATGTGAAATAACTTTAGATGAGAAGGTAAATTTATATGGTCAAGAAATGGATACAAGAGCCGTAGCATGTTTTTATAATGATAGATTATTTATGATACAGTATTGTTTTCCTGAAAAATTGACTGATGAAGAATTTGATAAATTAACGGAGGTAATGACTAAAGAACTCGGTGAAGTAGGAGCAAAAAATGAAAATAGTATAATAGGTGAAATGAAAGGCTGGAAAAATAATGATGAGCTCATTGCATTAAATAAAGAAGGTATTTATTATATAGATTTTAATTTTCTGGATACAGATGAGCTTTGTTCCTTAGAAAAAATAAAATCTTTAAATATTAATAATAAATAATAGGATTGTATAAAATCATGTACTTTAAAAATATTTAATAGTTTTTAGAGTACATGATTTTTTATACATAAATGTTGTTTTAGTTGTAAATAAATCTGGAGGAATTTTTTATGAAAAAAACATTAATAGTTTTAACTAGTGCAGCTTTATTTAGTTTTGGTGCAAGTATCTTGCCTGTTAATACTTATTTTGCACCTGTAAAGGCAGAAGCACAGTATCAAAATCCAGCTTATGCACAGACAGAAACAATAACAGCTGATGGCTATGGCGTATTACCACCAAATAAGCCATTTGGTCAAGCAAAATTGATGGCAAGAAGAGCAGCAGTTGTAGAAGCTCAACGTAATTTATTAGAAACAGTAAAAGATGTAGCCATTGATTCTGAAACAAATGTAGAAATGTCTATGACTTTAAATGATACAATACATTCAAAAGTTAGCGGCGTCATCAGAGGTGCTCGGGTAGTAGACGAAGAATACATTCGTGAAGATGGTATTTATCGAGTTACAATGTCAGTGCCGATGTATGGTGATGGTAGCTTAGGTCAAGTGGTTTTTGATAATGTAATTGGCAATAATCAGAAAGTGCCAGTACCTGCACCTAGTCCAACATATAATCCTAATACAAGCCAGATTAATGGAAATTATACTGGACTTGTAATTAGAGCAAGAGGAGCAGGTCTTGTCAGAACATTTTGTCCTGCTATTTATGATACTTCTGGTAGAGCAATTTATGGTGTATATAACGTAGATAAAAAATACGCAATAGATTATGGTGTTGTTGGCTATGCTAAAGGACAACAGGGATGGGATACGGTACGCATGGGAACTTCTCGTGCGGGAAGTAATCCTCTTGTAGTCGACATTGTAGAAGTTCGACAACGTGTAGCTAATAAATGTGATGTAGTTATTTCCGTAGAAGATGCAGACAGAATATTAGCAGAAAATAGACATAGCCATTTTCTTGATAATTACGCTGTAATGTTCGAGATTTAACAGATATTGAAACTATAGCCTGATGAAATTTTCATTGGGCTATAGTTTTATCAAAAATAATATTTAAGCTTTTATAAAATAAAAAAATCGTGCCGAATTTTAGAAAAAGTAAAAGATATATAATAAGAAGAGAAAAAGAAATATAAATTAGATTAGAAATAAGATTGGAGAAATTATTATGGATAGGAGATTTAAGCGGTAGAGTATATTTCAGATATTATGATGATTAGTATTATTCATAAGAAAGACAAGTTTTAAAATAAGGTAAAAATTTACCAGCCGAAAAAGTAAAAAGCCTATAATATCAAGCATTAAAAAAATAGGTAGAAAACTGAAATCGGCTGGTAAAATTTCTATGAAAGATTGAAAAATAAGGATATATAAGATATAATGAAGAAAAAGAATATTGATTTTACTGCGGTTAAGCATTAACATTGTACGGTCTCGTCGCATGAAAGCCCATTTTATGATGAAGATGCTTTTGCGTTAAGCATTAACATTGTACGGTCTCGTCTAAAGTTTTTTCTATTGTTTCAAATTTAACCTCACGTTAAGCATTAACATTGTACGGTCTCGTCTCAACATAAATCGGGATAAGATAGCCAGTGTCGAAGTTAAGCATTAACATTGTACGGTCTCGTCTCAAAAGAACCAAGTTTTCTTACTTGATTGAGTTGGTTAAGCATTAACATTGTACGGTCTCGTCACCAGCTAAAGAATATTCTTCTTCACTCCAGCGAACCGTTAAGCATTAACATTGTACGGTCTCGTCATTGGTCGCAATCTGCTTATCCATGGGCAGTTGATTTGTTAAGCATTAACAATGTATAATGTAATTTAGGTTGTAAAATTATGCTAAATGTATTTATGGTGAATTTTTGATTAATATTAACAAGTGATGCTTAGCAGTAAAATGAAAGAAAGACATAACTTAAATTAAAGTTATGTCTTTTTTTTATAAAAATTTTTAAAAACCATGCCGAATTTTGGAAAAAACAGCAGATATATATAATAAGATAATGATTTAAAAGAGAGGAAGATATTTATGAAAAAATTATTGATGGCTTTAGCTTTAGCGATTGCAGTTTGTTTACAAAGTGGTGTTAGTATGGCTGCTACTGAAGATATGGCAAAAATAGATAGTATAGAAGTAAAAGAATTAGGATTAAATCTTATAAAAGTTGAAATGCCTTTGGAAAAAGGTTTTGAAAGTATTTATGGACAAGATTATGCACCACTTACAATTATTGTTTACAATGATAAAAGCGATATGATAGCAATAGATGAACCTTTTGCACACAAATTGACATCTGAGAAATACGATTATGTAAAAGAACAGATGATAAAAAAACTTGGTGAGCCAGATAAAGTTGAGAATTTGGCAGATAATACAATAACTATTTGGTATACAGATGATAAAAAAAATATAGATGTTGTTTTAAATTCAAAATCAATAACGCAGTTTTTTCGACAAGATGATGCAGATGTATTAAAAAAATATAAATTATCTACGCAAATTAAAGATTTCATAAGTTGTATTGTTAGTCAATATTAAAAATAATACAATAAAAGAGAGGAATGATTTTCATGAAAAAGATTTTTTTATTGATTGTTTCCTTATGTATATTCAGCTCTGTGTGTATGGCAAGTCCAGTTTATTATTATAATTATTCCAATACATCTAATTATGCTTACGAACCTAATACGGATAAAAATTATGCTCAATCGGTTGCAGCCCTTGTCAATCGGGAACGATTAAAAGCAGGGGTAAGACCATTGATATTAAATCCATATTTATGTAACAGGTCGGATATAAGAGCTAATGAATTGGCGATAATTTTTGCTCATACTCGTCCTGATGGAAGTCAGTTTTATACTGTATTAGATAGAAGAAAATTTCATTATATGACAGCTGGTGAAAATGCAGCGGCTGGTGCTAGTTCCCCTCAAGAAGTAGTAAATATTTGGATGAATTCTCCAGGACATAGACAAAATATCTTAAATCCTAAATTTCGCTATATAGGTGTAGGTTATGCTTATGTGCCTAATAGTCAATATAATAATTATTGGATACAGATATTTTCAGATTAATTTGCCTCCATTTTAATTAACATAAATGTTGCTCCTAGGCATAGGTTATAGTTTTATATAGCCTATGCCAAAAATTAAATATTTATTTCGTGATTGTATGTTTTGAAAGGAATTTTGTTATGAAAAAAGAAATGACACCTGTAATTACATCAATGATAAAGCGTATAAAATCTGCGGGTTATGAATTTAATATATATAATCAAATCGAATCATTCTGTATAGAAAGTATGATAAACAGTATGAAACTGGGTATTGCTAAAGAAAAATCATTAAAAAAGAGTTTTAGTGGTCAAGAGCTTATGCCTTTTGCTTTTAGGTTTTACAATTGTGATAGTGAGATGATAGTAATTCAGTTGCCATTTAAACATAAATTGATAGATGAACAATTTGAAAGTATAGAAAAAAATATTGGTAAACCCGATAAAATAAAAAAAAATAAGGAAGATACTATGGCGATTTGGTATTTTGTTGTTGATGAAAAAGAAAGGGCGTATATGCTAAATTCAAGTGCTTTTATTATTGTTGAAGTAGATAGTGTTATAAAAATTTTAGATTCATTTAATTTGCCAATGGAAATAGAGGATTTTGTAAATGTAGTTATTTCTTTAGATAAAGAAACACCAGAAGATTACGAAGATGAAAGGATTGCTCAAAACTTTGAATATATACTTTGCTAAAAGTCTCCGAAAGATTTTGGCTCTTTATATGATTAAGAGGCTGTACCGTATACATTAGCAATTAATGTGGAGGGCAGTGGAATGATAGCAATGGATATATCTTTTGTAAAAGAATTGACATCAGAACAGTAGGAGAGCGTAAAAAAAGAAATATCTCCCAAAAGGTGAACCTAATGAAATAAAGAATTTTAAAGAGGAAACAGTGATTGTTTGGTATTTTGAAGATGAAAAAAGATTATATGTTTTAAATTCAAAATCTGTTACAATATTTATAAAAAATGATGTTTTAGATGTTTTAGATGTATATAATATATCCATATTAATTATTGATTTTATAAATATTATTACTAATATTCCTAAAAGTATAATTTAATATTTTATATCTTTGATATTAAGCATGAATTATATAAATATGTATTTCATGCTTAGTATTTTTATAAGATTTTTAAATTTTATGTTGTGTTTTGATTTTTTAGGAATATGTAATGAGAATTTATGATTATAGTTTTATTTTGAAAGGATTTTTATTATGACAAAAGAAACAACAACTAAAATTGCAGCTCTTTTTGATTTTATTGAATATTGTGATTATAAAAATTATCCATGTAATGATTTTAAATTATATTATATGAGAAATTTTTTTAAAGATGAATTTGAAATATATCTTATGAAGAAAAAGATATCATCCCAAACAGTCTTTGGTTATCCTATTTTGCCTTATGTTTTTAGCGTTGAATGCTGTTCATGTGGTGGTTCAATGGCAGAAAAGTATATTTTTACTGAAGAATTGACACCTGAACAATTTGAAAATTTAAAAGAAGAATTATCTCAAAAATATGGTAAATATGATGAGATAAAAAATTTTACAAACGGTGTTACAATAGTTTGGCGTGTAGAGTCTGATTTATATGCGTTAAACTCTAAAGTATTTACTAAAATTTTATATAAATATAATATGGAATGTATCTTTGAGGCTTTAAAATATTTTAGAAAATACGATTTAGTAATAGATATTATTGATTTAATAAAGCTTATTATAAATTTAGATAAAGAAAAATATGAAACAACATATGACTATGGATATATATATGATTGTGCTCCTTATGGTGAAGACGAGCTTACTGAAGAAGAAAAACGCCAATTTATAGAAGATTTAGAGGCATACCGTAGAGGCGAATATGAAGCAGAACTAGAGTTTATAGAACTTAGGGATAAAACAAAGAAATTATTTGAACATAAGGATATATATATTAGGGAAATAGAAACATCAGAAAAATTTAGTTCGCTATATGGCCAAAAGATATCAGAGTATACACATACGGTTAAGACTTATATCAATGGATTGATAGCAATAAACATGCCTTTTATAAAGGAACTAACATCAGAACAGTATGAAAATGTAAAAAAAGAAATGTTAAAAGAACATGGAGAGCCTGATGAAATAATAGATTTTAAAGAAGGTACAGTAATAATATGGTATTCTCAAGATATGAAAGATATATCATATGCTTTAAATCCAAAATCGATTATTATATTTATAGAAGATTATGTTTTATATGCTTTAGATAGATATCATATTTCGATATCAAATGCTGAATTTGTAAATTTTGTTGCTAATAAATCTTAAAATATAAGTTAATATTTTTAAAAATTATAATTAAGCATGAATCGTATAATATATATATGTATGGTTCATGCTTAATGTTTTTAAAGGAATTTTATTATAAAAAAAGAATTTATTATTATATTAAATATGATTAGGAGTGTTTGTTATGGCAAAAAGACCAGTTTATATTGTTTCAAATACTAAACCGTATTTTAAGTGTAAAATGACAGATTTTGAATATTTTAGTGGATTTTCTGTAAAACAGAAACAAAAAAATATTAGAAGTTTACATGATGCTTTCAATGTTTTAAATCCTAGTAGTAGAATATTAGAAATTTCTACTAAGTCGGAAGACTCATTAGGCATTGCATTGAGTGCGTTTAATTTAATGGTAAAAAATGAAAAGGGAGAAGATTTATTTTCAGTAGAAGCAGCATTTCAATCGAGTAAAGTTTTTGAAAAAGGTGGACCATATACAGATTTATTATATGTTTCTTCAAAAGAAGCTAAAAAAGATAAAAGATTAAAAACCAGTGGCTCTATAATAGGTTTTAATTTTCAGGGAGAAGAATTTAAGTCACGACCAAAAACTTTTTTTTATAATTGGTTGTATATAAACGCTTTAAATTCTAATGAAGAATTAGCAGAGGCAATCATGAATTTTGATGCGTTTACAGATATAGAATTTAATCCGCAAAAATCCTTAAATTGTCAAGCAGAAGCAGTAGCACTATTTGTATCATTAAAGAAGAATAATTTATTACAAAAGGTGTTAAAAAATAAAGATGATTTTATGCAAACAGTATATTTTTTTGATTAATTATTATCTATTGGAGGTTTTTTATGTATATAAATCTGGAGAATGTAGATAAAATAAAAAAAGCAAATATAGAATTAAAAGGTATAACTATTATATTAACATCAAAATATGCACCTAAAAATTTGATTGGTAATGTGATTTTTAGTAGTGATGTATTATTAGGTCGTTATGTAAATAAATTATATGAACATAGAGCCTTTGAGATTGTTGAGATGTGTGCTCAAAATACTAGTATAGAGTCTTTATCGAATATAAATAAGTTATATTTATTTAATAAAATAGATAGAGAACTTAAAAAAAAGGCTCGTTTATATAATACATTGGAAGAAGAAATCAGAGAGATTTTAGATATATTTGAAACTGTTTTAAAACAAAAATCTTCGATAGCAAAACAAATAGATATTGAAACTTATTTAGGCAAGATAAACCAGTTATTACATAATAAATTACAGCAAAGTTTCATAGAAATAGTTAAAACAAAGATAAAAACAGAATTTTTGCCAAAGGTTTCTTTTGAAGCTAGTGATATAAAGATAGAAATTATTGAGGATAATGAGGTAAAAAAGTTTACACAAAAAAATTATCAATGTACAGAGTTAAAAGTCTTAAACAAAAGCAATGCAGTAATGAACATGGAGTCGTTGGGAATTTGTGATATTTTAGCAGATGGTTATAGAAAAGATTTTAATTATAGTGAGAAAAAATTGTATAAAAGAGTATTAGAAGTTTGTTTTGTATCGAATGGAAATAGTGTTTCCTTGATAAATGATGTATCAGATAGAGACAATTTAGAAGTTTATGGTATTGATAAAAATGTGATTAATAATTTTTATGATATTTTAGATAAAGTAGTAGATAGTATTAAAAAAACTTCTGATAATAAGTATTATCTTGTTTATAAATACTTAAATAAAAAAATTAATTTAACAGATGCTCCTAGAGATTTACGATGCTTTGTGGATTTTAAAATCTTATTAGAACGATATTTCTTTTGTGGCCATAAATGGGCAAAACCTAAAATAATTGTTTTTAAAGAGCCTGAAAGTTATTTAAATGATACTTGGCAGGATTTATATGCTGAATTTGTTGTTTTATTGCAAAAATATATAATTCCTAATTTGATTATAAGAACAGAAAATAAAGATTTAATGGCTAAAATAAAACATTACATCAAAATTCATGATAGTATAGCAAAGGTTAACGTATATGAAGCCGTGAAAAATAATGATGGCTTTAATCTAAATAAGTTAATTGATTAATAAATAAAAATTACCAGCTAAAATGGATAAAAGCTTATAGATAGAGAACTTTTAAAAATTAATATTA
The window above is part of the Megamonas hypermegale genome. Proteins encoded here:
- a CDS encoding CsgG/HfaB family protein; its protein translation is MKKYFAHFISLAVFVMILGTSLVSEAAMKTVAVGNFIDGTQSRYGKMICEQLQSSIQNGLVQNKNYTVVERSNLDQIFRELGLQNSGVVNSSSAIEIGNLSGADYTLMGKVVEAEINPYNNLAYEGLKAKVAVSVQIVDNETGQVLSSDMVSDTDSSATKNNLKKFIKSDLVPGHMSVNSDSLIYNAAEKVANKVLERMNKINPLVGMVVAVKPNEDTVTFDLGYEDGVKEGDIYTIYAEAEPIVHPVTGEILGVDEKYVGTVKVEEVRNNLSIAKIKDCEVTPMVKDKVKRK
- a CDS encoding LPP20 family lipoprotein, translated to MKKTLIVLTSAALFSFGASILPVNTYFAPVKAEAQYQNPAYAQTETITADGYGVLPPNKPFGQAKLMARRAAVVEAQRNLLETVKDVAIDSETNVEMSMTLNDTIHSKVSGVIRGARVVDEEYIREDGIYRVTMSVPMYGDGSLGQVVFDNVIGNNQKVPVPAPSPTYNPNTSQINGNYTGLVIRARGAGLVRTFCPAIYDTSGRAIYGVYNVDKKYAIDYGVVGYAKGQQGWDTVRMGTSRAGSNPLVVDIVEVRQRVANKCDVVISVEDADRILAENRHSHFLDNYAVMFEI
- a CDS encoding CAP domain-containing protein, which produces MKKIFLLIVSLCIFSSVCMASPVYYYNYSNTSNYAYEPNTDKNYAQSVAALVNRERLKAGVRPLILNPYLCNRSDIRANELAIIFAHTRPDGSQFYTVLDRRKFHYMTAGENAAAGASSPQEVVNIWMNSPGHRQNILNPKFRYIGVGYAYVPNSQYNNYWIQIFSD
- a CDS encoding DarT1-associated NADAR antitoxin family protein, producing MAKRPVYIVSNTKPYFKCKMTDFEYFSGFSVKQKQKNIRSLHDAFNVLNPSSRILEISTKSEDSLGIALSAFNLMVKNEKGEDLFSVEAAFQSSKVFEKGGPYTDLLYVSSKEAKKDKRLKTSGSIIGFNFQGEEFKSRPKTFFYNWLYINALNSNEELAEAIMNFDAFTDIEFNPQKSLNCQAEAVALFVSLKKNNLLQKVLKNKDDFMQTVYFFD